A stretch of Lactiplantibacillus brownii DNA encodes these proteins:
- a CDS encoding QueT transporter family protein, with product MTQSKIRPWIINALVAAIYIVLSVGPAAFNLASGAIQFRVSEGLNHLVVFNRKYIWGIVAGVVLFDAFGPGASLLNVVFGGGQSLLALLLVSWIGPKLKAVWQRMVLNIILFTLSMCMIAWMLMLVGGATAFWPTYLTTALSELIIMSITAPIMYGLNRVLQFSERIGK from the coding sequence ATGACGCAGTCAAAAATTCGGCCGTGGATTATTAATGCTTTAGTCGCGGCTATTTATATCGTTTTATCCGTCGGTCCCGCCGCGTTCAATTTAGCTTCGGGTGCCATCCAGTTTCGGGTTTCAGAAGGGTTGAACCATTTAGTGGTTTTTAATCGAAAATACATCTGGGGTATCGTGGCCGGTGTCGTCTTGTTCGATGCTTTTGGTCCGGGGGCGAGTTTACTCAACGTGGTCTTTGGTGGTGGTCAATCCTTGCTGGCACTGCTATTAGTGAGCTGGATTGGCCCTAAGTTAAAGGCCGTTTGGCAACGGATGGTCTTGAACATCATTTTATTCACGTTGTCGATGTGCATGATCGCCTGGATGCTCATGCTGGTTGGTGGGGCGACCGCTTTTTGGCCGACTTACTTAACGACGGCGTTATCAGAATTAATCATTATGTCGATTACGGCACCAATCATGTATGGGCTGAACCGAGTCTTACAGTTCAGCGAACGGATTGGAAAATAA
- the cbpA gene encoding cyclic di-AMP binding protein CbpA, with the protein MLLKTLVKPKERLTTVNADATLAEALQVLEDSGFRCVPILDETGHIFRGNIYKMHIYRHKSRGGDMSLPVTSLLKNATKTIQVDSAFYNVFFSIKDLPYIAVLDEHGYFYGILTHTRLLDMLSQSWNVNVGSYVLTVVSIGERGDLAAMAKIITKYTSIASCMTLDVQNGTLGHRTLFTLPEDVDTEKLKRITDNLNRKQFKVIEVEDLQTE; encoded by the coding sequence ATGTTATTAAAAACTCTCGTTAAACCTAAAGAACGTTTAACTACGGTGAACGCCGATGCCACGTTAGCTGAAGCCTTACAAGTGCTTGAAGATTCTGGCTTCCGTTGTGTGCCGATTTTAGACGAAACTGGGCACATCTTCCGTGGTAACATTTATAAAATGCACATTTATCGACATAAATCACGAGGTGGCGATATGTCCTTGCCTGTCACCTCATTATTAAAAAACGCGACTAAGACGATCCAAGTCGACTCCGCGTTCTATAACGTCTTCTTCTCCATCAAAGACTTACCTTATATCGCTGTTTTAGACGAACATGGTTATTTCTATGGCATCCTGACGCATACTCGCTTGCTCGACATGCTTTCACAATCATGGAACGTCAACGTTGGTAGCTATGTTTTGACGGTCGTTTCCATTGGTGAACGTGGTGATTTGGCAGCCATGGCAAAGATCATTACGAAATACACTTCAATTGCCAGTTGTATGACGCTAGACGTCCAAAACGGCACGCTTGGTCACCGGACGCTCTTCACCTTACCAGAAGACGTGGATACCGAAAAACTCAAGCGAATTACTGACAACTTGAATCGGAAACAATTCAAAGTCATTGAAGTCGAAGATCTACAAACAGAATAG
- a CDS encoding L,D-transpeptidase family protein, translated as MKHKRGLSIAGGVVGLIAIGYIATSLVWQHQQTFLTNTQVAGINVSGQTAAQAAPKVSRALEHRTYHITENGKKLYSFNSQSAGITIKSKKELTKLVKCQNYWRWPLALMQSAHAAETTNIGQLQVSQASMAQLLTNITHTANQTSRTTTENAKLVYQNNQVEIKKEIQGTQISQPKLKQLVGQALASGQTTIDLQKAYVTPTVTSTSQQLKTAQTKTQKYATETASYNINGHKFEIPHATILSWLNVDRAGKVSLKQAAVKAYVDQLDAKYHTYHTTRTFKSTQRGTVKISGGLYGWTIQTAAETTALSKDILAGKDFSRSPLISGSGYHNDQKDIGDTYIEVDKQAQHMWVYVNGQVKVSTDVVTGTPGKHETTTGVWSIWNKERNSTLKGDNDDGSGYSQPVAYWLPFDDTGQGIHDSPWQKQYGGTWYKSHGSHGCVNTPPATMAKVYHAIPVGTPIVIF; from the coding sequence ATGAAGCACAAACGCGGGCTGAGCATTGCCGGGGGCGTCGTTGGTTTAATCGCCATCGGATACATTGCCACCAGCTTAGTTTGGCAGCATCAACAAACCTTTCTCACCAACACTCAAGTGGCTGGCATTAACGTCAGTGGTCAAACTGCGGCCCAAGCCGCACCAAAAGTCAGTCGGGCACTTGAACATCGCACTTACCATATTACTGAAAATGGCAAAAAGTTATATTCCTTTAATAGTCAGAGTGCCGGTATCACCATCAAGTCTAAAAAAGAACTGACAAAGTTAGTTAAGTGTCAAAACTATTGGCGTTGGCCACTTGCTTTGATGCAATCAGCACATGCGGCGGAAACGACTAACATCGGTCAGCTACAAGTCAGTCAAGCCAGTATGGCGCAATTACTCACCAACATTACCCACACTGCAAATCAGACGTCACGCACAACGACTGAAAATGCTAAGTTGGTCTATCAAAACAATCAAGTTGAAATCAAAAAAGAAATCCAAGGCACACAAATTAGTCAGCCCAAGCTTAAACAACTCGTTGGACAGGCATTGGCAAGTGGGCAAACCACAATTGATCTACAAAAAGCTTACGTCACACCGACCGTCACCAGTACGAGCCAACAACTAAAGACGGCCCAAACGAAGACGCAAAAATACGCGACCGAAACGGCCAGTTACAATATCAATGGTCATAAATTTGAGATTCCACATGCCACGATCCTTAGCTGGCTAAACGTTGATCGTGCCGGTAAGGTGAGTCTTAAACAAGCGGCCGTGAAAGCTTACGTCGATCAGTTGGACGCTAAATATCATACTTATCATACGACACGCACGTTTAAGAGCACACAACGCGGTACGGTTAAGATTAGTGGTGGGCTCTACGGTTGGACCATCCAGACAGCAGCGGAAACCACGGCCTTGTCAAAAGACATTTTGGCTGGCAAAGACTTTAGCCGCTCGCCGTTGATCAGTGGCTCTGGTTATCATAATGATCAAAAAGATATTGGTGACACGTATATTGAAGTCGATAAACAAGCCCAACACATGTGGGTCTATGTTAATGGCCAAGTCAAGGTTTCCACGGATGTGGTCACTGGGACTCCAGGCAAGCATGAAACCACTACCGGCGTCTGGAGTATCTGGAACAAAGAACGTAACAGTACCTTAAAGGGTGATAACGATGACGGCTCCGGCTATTCGCAGCCTGTCGCTTACTGGTTGCCGTTCGATGATACTGGTCAAGGCATTCATGATTCACCTTGGCAAAAACAATATGGTGGCACTTGGTATAAAAGCCATGGCTCCCACGGTTGCGTGAATACGCCACCCGCCACAATGGCGAAAGTGTATCATGCTATTCCGGTGGGAACACCGATCGTTATTTTCTAA
- a CDS encoding L-lactate dehydrogenase gives MSSMPNHQKVVLVGDGAVGSSYAFAMAQQGIAEEFVIVDVIKDRTKGDALDLEDAQAFTAPKKIYSGDYADCKDADLVVITAGAPQKPGESRLDLVNKNLNILSSIVKPVVDSGFNGIFLVAANPVDILTYATWKFSGFPKERVIGSGTSLDSSRLRVALGKQFKVDPRSVDAYIMGEHGDSEFAAYSTATIGTRPVKDIAKEQGVSDEDLAKLEDGVRNKAYDIINLKGATFYGIGTALMRISKAILRDENAVLPIGAYMDGQYGLNDIYIGTPAVIGGTGLKQIIESPLSADELKKMQASAATLKKVLTDGLAALENK, from the coding sequence TTGTCAAGCATGCCAAACCATCAAAAAGTTGTGTTAGTCGGTGACGGGGCCGTTGGTTCTAGTTACGCTTTCGCTATGGCACAACAAGGAATTGCTGAAGAATTTGTAATTGTCGATGTCATTAAAGATCGTACCAAAGGTGACGCCTTAGATCTTGAAGATGCCCAAGCTTTCACCGCTCCCAAGAAGATTTACTCGGGCGACTATGCCGATTGCAAAGACGCCGATTTAGTTGTGATCACCGCGGGCGCACCACAAAAGCCTGGCGAATCACGTTTAGACTTAGTTAACAAGAACTTAAATATCTTATCTTCAATCGTTAAACCAGTCGTTGACTCCGGTTTTAACGGCATCTTTTTAGTTGCCGCTAACCCCGTTGACATTTTGACTTATGCCACTTGGAAATTCTCTGGTTTCCCTAAAGAACGCGTAATTGGTTCTGGGACTTCCTTGGATTCATCTCGTTTACGCGTTGCTTTAGGCAAGCAATTCAAAGTTGATCCTCGTTCCGTGGATGCCTACATCATGGGCGAACATGGCGACTCAGAATTTGCCGCTTACTCAACTGCCACTATTGGGACGCGTCCCGTTAAAGACATTGCTAAGGAACAAGGCGTTTCTGACGAAGACTTAGCTAAACTTGAAGATGGTGTTCGTAACAAGGCTTACGACATCATCAACTTAAAGGGTGCGACTTTCTATGGTATTGGGACTGCACTAATGCGGATTTCAAAAGCCATCTTACGTGATGAAAATGCGGTCTTACCAATTGGTGCCTACATGGACGGCCAATACGGTTTGAACGATATTTACATCGGGACACCCGCTGTCATTGGCGGTACTGGTTTGAAACAAATCATTGAATCCCCACTCTCAGCAGATGAATTAAAGAAGATGCAAGCTTCCGCTGCTACCTTGAAAAAGGTTCTGACGGACGGCTTAGCTGCTCTTGAAAACAAGTAA
- the pth gene encoding aminoacyl-tRNA hydrolase, producing MKMIVGLGNIGQKYAQTRHNVGFMVVDEVAAKLNAAFKTSKFEAEVATAFVAGEKVLLVKPSTYMNDSGRAVGPLMTYYHVEPADLLVVHDDLDLPLGVVRLKQKGSAGGHNGIKSIIAHVGDQHFKRVKVGIEHPQKMSVVDYVLGKFTPAQLPAFNDAKITAVAAVEVWLTTTDFAALMNQYN from the coding sequence ATGAAAATGATTGTTGGTTTAGGAAATATTGGTCAAAAGTATGCCCAAACGCGGCATAATGTCGGGTTTATGGTCGTCGATGAAGTCGCGGCAAAACTAAATGCGGCGTTTAAAACGAGTAAGTTTGAAGCGGAAGTTGCGACGGCTTTTGTAGCCGGTGAAAAGGTGCTATTGGTCAAGCCATCGACTTACATGAATGATTCCGGTCGAGCAGTGGGTCCTTTGATGACTTATTACCATGTTGAGCCAGCAGATTTGTTGGTCGTACATGATGACTTGGACTTACCACTAGGAGTGGTCCGCTTAAAGCAAAAGGGTTCTGCTGGCGGACATAACGGAATCAAAAGTATTATTGCCCATGTGGGTGACCAGCATTTCAAACGGGTCAAAGTCGGTATTGAACATCCGCAAAAGATGAGTGTCGTCGATTATGTGCTCGGTAAGTTCACACCTGCCCAGTTACCAGCATTCAATGATGCTAAAATCACAGCGGTCGCGGCAGTTGAAGTGTGGCTGACGACGACTGATTTTGCTGCTTTGATGAATCAGTATAATTAA
- the mfd gene encoding transcription-repair coupling factor codes for MDIEAIVEQTPDFQTILAGISPASRQLITGLNGSARTVYVSALFHQLTHSLLIVTDNLFHASQMVDDLNGLLADNQVFLFPAEEMVASEIATSSPEYRAQRVQALNALQSDQPAIVVTSVSGARRFLPPVDQFVAARLPLTVGDEIDLAELQVRLHDMGYVKEKLVARPGDFAVRGSIVDIYPLDAYFPLRLDFFDTEIDTLKYFDPETQRSVDNLETFTVLPATDFILTKTMLAAGADRLTKAMAAENKKLSPADRQTLTDNLAQPLADMQKGLIGNDLLLYGEYFYHSKTSLFDYVPDDGIVVFDEYSRILDSEQQLLQSEADWVTDQLAHHKVLSTANYGNDMRDLLKADNHAQILISLFQKGIGNVRLAQITNVRTRPMQEFFGQLPALKTELDRWHKLKQTVVLMVSEAERLTRVSNTLDDFEIDAIMTKAENLQPEVVQVVQGSLQNGFEFPDGHLVVITEQEMFKKVPKKRPRRQTLANAERLKSYTDLKPGDYVVHVNHGIGKYVGMQTMEVDGVHQDYITIAYQNNAKIFIPVTQLNLVQKYVSSESKTPRINKLGGTEWTKAKRKVAAKIEDIADELVELYAQREAEKGFPFPPDDSYQDDFDNDFPYPETPDQLRSIDEIKHDMERPKPMDRLLVGDVGYGKTEVALRAAFKAIEAGKQVAFLVPTTILAQQHYETMLNRFEGYPVNVGMLSRFRTGKEMKETVKQLKDGELDIVVGTHRLLSKDVKFADLGLLIIDEEQRFGVKHKERLKSMKASVDVLTLTATPIPRTLHMSMLGVRDLSVIETPPTNRYPIQTYVMEQNFGMVKEGIEREMQRNGQVFYLHNRVHDIEKVVAQIKDLVPDAAVAHIDGQMPESQLEGILYDFIRGEYDVLVTTTIIETGVDIPNVNTLFVENADHMGLSQLYQLRGRIGRSSRVAYAYFTYQQNKVLTEVGEKRLQAIKDFTELGSGFKIAMRDLSIRGAGNLLGKQQHGFIDSVGYDLYTQMLSEAVAKKRGKQTKVKTDATIELGIEAYLPTTYIEDERQKIEIYKRIRQLENNDQYLEVQADLIDRFGDYPAEVAGLLAVGKLKLLADDALIEKIQRLDSDLHLTLSKQGTAKLDTKDIFKALAKTNLRATVGIDDDKMKVKLVIQPKMSESDWLEQLTLFVQQLGVVLMPAVATPSK; via the coding sequence ATGGATATTGAAGCGATTGTTGAACAAACCCCGGATTTTCAAACGATTTTAGCGGGAATTAGTCCGGCCAGTCGTCAATTGATCACTGGGTTAAACGGCTCAGCGCGGACGGTGTATGTCAGTGCGTTATTCCATCAACTCACGCATTCTTTGTTGATCGTGACGGATAACCTCTTCCATGCCAGCCAGATGGTCGATGATTTGAATGGGTTATTGGCCGATAATCAAGTCTTTTTGTTTCCGGCCGAAGAAATGGTGGCCTCAGAGATTGCAACGAGTTCACCAGAATATCGCGCACAACGGGTGCAGGCGCTAAATGCCTTACAGAGTGATCAACCCGCAATTGTCGTGACCTCTGTTTCAGGGGCCCGCCGATTTTTGCCACCGGTTGACCAGTTTGTGGCGGCGCGGTTGCCATTAACCGTGGGTGACGAGATTGATTTGGCTGAGTTACAAGTGCGGCTCCACGACATGGGGTACGTCAAAGAAAAGTTGGTTGCACGTCCCGGTGATTTTGCCGTGCGTGGGTCGATTGTTGATATCTATCCGTTAGATGCGTATTTTCCGTTGCGGTTAGACTTTTTTGACACGGAGATCGATACATTAAAATATTTTGATCCTGAGACACAACGTTCTGTGGATAATCTCGAAACATTTACCGTGCTACCGGCCACGGATTTTATCTTGACGAAAACGATGCTGGCAGCTGGGGCGGACCGTTTGACGAAAGCCATGGCCGCCGAGAATAAAAAGTTATCTCCAGCTGATCGGCAAACTTTGACTGATAATTTAGCCCAACCGTTAGCCGATATGCAAAAAGGCTTGATCGGTAATGACTTACTATTATATGGTGAATATTTTTATCATAGTAAAACGAGCCTTTTTGATTATGTGCCAGATGATGGCATCGTGGTCTTTGACGAATATTCACGGATCTTAGACAGCGAACAACAATTATTACAAAGTGAAGCGGATTGGGTCACTGACCAGTTGGCGCATCACAAGGTCCTTTCAACGGCAAACTATGGCAATGATATGCGTGACTTGCTGAAAGCCGATAACCATGCGCAAATCTTGATCTCGCTGTTTCAAAAAGGGATTGGCAATGTGCGTTTGGCCCAGATCACCAACGTACGGACGCGCCCGATGCAAGAATTTTTCGGGCAATTACCAGCTTTGAAAACGGAGCTGGATCGTTGGCATAAGTTAAAACAGACGGTTGTTTTGATGGTTTCTGAAGCGGAACGCCTGACCAGGGTTAGCAATACCCTTGATGATTTTGAAATTGACGCGATCATGACGAAAGCTGAGAACTTGCAGCCAGAAGTTGTGCAGGTTGTGCAAGGCAGTTTACAGAATGGCTTTGAGTTCCCTGATGGGCATTTGGTCGTCATCACCGAACAAGAAATGTTCAAAAAGGTGCCCAAAAAACGGCCGCGTCGTCAGACTTTAGCGAATGCGGAGCGTTTGAAGAGCTATACCGACCTCAAGCCGGGCGATTACGTTGTTCATGTGAATCATGGGATTGGGAAGTACGTTGGCATGCAAACGATGGAAGTAGACGGGGTGCACCAAGACTACATCACGATTGCTTATCAGAATAATGCCAAGATTTTTATTCCTGTGACTCAGTTAAATTTAGTTCAAAAGTATGTCTCGTCCGAGTCCAAAACGCCCCGAATTAATAAGTTGGGTGGGACCGAATGGACCAAAGCTAAACGTAAAGTTGCGGCTAAGATTGAAGATATAGCGGATGAATTGGTTGAACTCTACGCTCAACGTGAAGCTGAAAAGGGGTTCCCATTCCCGCCAGACGACAGTTATCAGGACGATTTTGATAACGACTTTCCTTATCCGGAAACGCCAGACCAATTGCGCAGTATTGATGAAATCAAGCACGATATGGAACGCCCCAAGCCTATGGATCGCCTCTTAGTGGGTGACGTGGGTTACGGAAAGACGGAAGTGGCGTTGCGGGCAGCCTTTAAGGCGATCGAAGCCGGTAAGCAAGTAGCCTTTTTGGTTCCCACGACGATTTTAGCGCAACAACATTATGAGACAATGTTGAACCGCTTTGAAGGTTATCCGGTCAATGTTGGCATGCTGTCGCGGTTCCGCACGGGTAAAGAAATGAAAGAAACCGTCAAACAGCTTAAAGATGGTGAATTAGATATCGTTGTCGGGACTCATCGGTTGTTATCCAAGGATGTTAAATTTGCTGACCTTGGGCTACTGATTATTGATGAGGAACAACGGTTTGGCGTCAAACATAAGGAACGGCTAAAGTCGATGAAGGCCAGCGTGGATGTGTTGACGTTGACGGCCACGCCGATTCCCCGAACCTTGCACATGTCGATGTTAGGCGTGCGGGACTTATCCGTTATTGAAACGCCGCCCACCAACCGGTATCCAATCCAGACCTATGTGATGGAACAGAATTTCGGCATGGTCAAAGAGGGTATCGAACGCGAAATGCAACGTAACGGCCAAGTCTTTTACTTGCATAACCGGGTTCATGATATTGAAAAAGTGGTCGCGCAGATCAAGGATCTGGTCCCAGATGCTGCCGTGGCTCATATCGACGGTCAGATGCCAGAATCACAATTAGAAGGAATTTTATATGACTTTATTCGTGGTGAGTATGACGTGCTGGTCACGACGACGATCATTGAAACTGGGGTCGATATTCCGAATGTGAATACGTTATTTGTGGAAAACGCTGACCACATGGGCTTGTCGCAGTTGTATCAATTGCGCGGTCGTATTGGGCGGAGTAGTCGGGTCGCTTATGCGTACTTCACGTATCAGCAGAATAAAGTCCTGACTGAAGTTGGTGAAAAACGCCTGCAAGCCATTAAGGACTTTACCGAACTTGGTTCTGGCTTCAAGATTGCGATGCGGGATCTGTCGATTCGTGGTGCTGGGAATTTACTTGGCAAGCAGCAACATGGGTTTATTGATTCAGTTGGGTACGATCTCTATACCCAGATGTTGTCCGAAGCTGTGGCTAAGAAACGTGGCAAGCAAACGAAAGTTAAAACGGATGCCACGATTGAGTTGGGCATTGAAGCTTACTTACCAACCACGTATATTGAAGATGAACGTCAAAAGATCGAAATCTATAAGCGGATTCGGCAATTAGAAAATAATGATCAATACTTGGAAGTTCAGGCTGATTTGATTGATCGCTTTGGCGATTATCCAGCGGAAGTCGCGGGATTATTGGCCGTCGGTAAGCTGAAATTATTAGCGGATGACGCGTTGATCGAGAAGATTCAGCGACTTGATAGCGATCTTCATTTAACGTTATCGAAGCAAGGCACGGCTAAATTAGACACTAAAGATATCTTTAAGGCTTTAGCAAAAACGAACTTACGAGCGACAGTTGGCATTGATGATGATAAAATGAAGGTTAAATTAGTGATTCAGCCGAAAATGTCCGAGTCAGACTGGTTAGAACAGCTGACGTTATTCGTACAACAGTTGGGGGTCGTTTTGATGCCCGCTGTGGCGACACCGAGTAAGTAA
- a CDS encoding polysaccharide biosynthesis protein, translating to MPKDHLNTMFRGALILSISSLVAKILSAVYRIPFQNMVGNTGFYVYQQIYPIYGIGMTFALNGFPTFISKLVAEQPDETSKSLVTRRAFHILSGLSLVIFLALQLGANWLAVRMGDLKLAPIISAVAWMFVFMPWLATGRGYYQGKFLMGPTAVSQLIEQMVRVGVIIMAAYFSIHRGWDDYHMGAWAMSSAPIAAVCSSLIFVSFGLRHLLAPAPAATHPLPSYRKLVHRFIVEGGTLCLVAAVVILLQLIDSFSVMRGLVRQGLPIEAAKSVKGVYDRGQPLVQLGLVVATSFSATLLPALTNALAKRQFIEFKRHTRAMVHVSLALSMAATVGLVALMPQINRLLFGSMEGTTALRVYVFSILFAALITTYTSVMQSLDQYTAMIVGIIAGLATKVGLNYLMVVHFGINGASLATVASLGVMFAVMWIGSPEDLQQVLLESGYLVKLLFVSGLMGVVVLLTSHEVQALVGPVLANDRGMTGFITLIGVVVGVIVFVVGAIALRLFTIREWLVLPYGKRVMKSVIKGKEHHS from the coding sequence ATGCCAAAAGATCACCTGAACACCATGTTCCGGGGGGCTTTGATACTTTCAATTTCGTCGTTAGTGGCGAAAATTCTTAGTGCGGTCTATCGGATTCCATTTCAAAATATGGTGGGTAACACCGGTTTCTATGTTTATCAGCAGATTTATCCCATTTATGGGATTGGCATGACCTTTGCACTGAATGGCTTTCCAACCTTTATTTCAAAATTAGTCGCGGAGCAGCCCGATGAAACGAGTAAGTCCTTAGTGACGCGACGTGCGTTCCATATTTTGAGTGGCTTGTCGTTAGTCATCTTTTTGGCCCTGCAACTAGGTGCCAATTGGCTAGCGGTTCGGATGGGTGATCTCAAATTAGCCCCCATCATTAGCGCGGTAGCATGGATGTTTGTGTTCATGCCATGGTTGGCGACGGGACGTGGTTACTATCAAGGAAAATTCTTAATGGGACCGACCGCCGTTTCGCAATTGATCGAGCAAATGGTGCGTGTTGGGGTAATCATTATGGCCGCTTACTTTAGCATCCATCGTGGTTGGGACGACTATCATATGGGTGCTTGGGCCATGAGTTCTGCCCCGATTGCCGCCGTTTGTTCCTCGTTGATTTTCGTCAGCTTCGGTTTGCGACATTTATTAGCGCCAGCCCCAGCCGCGACGCACCCGTTGCCGAGTTATCGAAAACTCGTGCATCGTTTTATCGTGGAAGGCGGAACACTTTGTTTGGTGGCCGCAGTCGTTATTTTGTTACAGTTGATTGACTCATTTTCTGTGATGCGTGGGTTAGTTCGACAAGGCTTGCCGATTGAAGCCGCTAAGTCAGTCAAAGGGGTCTATGACCGCGGCCAACCGCTTGTTCAATTGGGTTTGGTCGTGGCAACGTCATTTTCGGCGACCTTGTTGCCAGCGTTGACCAATGCGCTAGCGAAACGGCAATTTATTGAGTTCAAACGGCATACGCGGGCGATGGTCCATGTTAGTTTAGCGTTGTCGATGGCGGCAACGGTGGGCCTAGTCGCTTTAATGCCTCAGATCAACCGGCTCTTGTTTGGGTCGATGGAAGGCACGACCGCACTACGCGTGTATGTTTTTAGTATTTTATTTGCGGCACTGATCACCACCTATACGAGTGTCATGCAAAGCTTAGACCAGTATACGGCGATGATCGTTGGAATTATCGCGGGTCTAGCGACCAAGGTCGGCTTGAATTATTTGATGGTCGTACATTTTGGTATCAACGGGGCCAGCTTGGCGACGGTTGCCAGTCTTGGCGTGATGTTTGCGGTCATGTGGATTGGGTCGCCAGAAGATTTACAACAAGTTTTATTAGAAAGTGGCTATTTAGTCAAATTACTGTTTGTCAGCGGGTTGATGGGCGTTGTCGTATTGTTAACGAGTCATGAAGTACAAGCGTTAGTGGGACCAGTATTAGCGAATGATCGTGGGATGACCGGATTTATTACGCTGATTGGGGTCGTTGTGGGCGTAATTGTCTTCGTCGTTGGCGCTATTGCCTTACGACTGTTCACCATTCGTGAATGGTTAGTCTTACCCTACGGCAAACGGGTGATGAAATCAGTCATTAAAGGAAAGGAACATCATTCATGA
- a CDS encoding RNA-binding S4 domain-containing protein, with amino-acid sequence MRLDKFLKVSRIIKRRTVAKEIADKGRIQINGKVAKSSTNVSVGDELIIGFGNKTLTIKVNQLLETTKKNDAELMYDIVSEDYKTDYRQPFSD; translated from the coding sequence ATGCGTTTAGATAAGTTCTTAAAAGTTTCACGGATTATTAAACGGCGCACCGTCGCCAAAGAAATCGCCGATAAAGGGCGGATTCAAATTAACGGTAAAGTTGCCAAGTCCTCAACTAATGTGAGTGTGGGCGATGAATTGATCATTGGTTTTGGGAACAAAACTTTAACGATCAAAGTGAACCAATTATTGGAAACGACCAAGAAAAATGATGCTGAATTGATGTATGATATCGTGAGCGAAGATTATAAGACCGATTATCGGCAACCATTTAGCGATTAA
- a CDS encoding FtsB family cell division protein gives MTNGSRNNVKQLDNDYSRQVASNQQGYSDRVSKVRRRRFILIVAIFGALLLFFGYQLINTRANLSQVNHQVATSQVNLKQEQRKNAKLDSQIKQLNNQDYLQKLLRSKYDYTKSGETVYSLPTDNASDVTAN, from the coding sequence ATGACAAACGGGTCACGCAATAACGTCAAACAGTTAGATAATGATTATTCGCGGCAAGTCGCGTCCAACCAACAAGGTTATTCAGACCGAGTGAGCAAAGTGCGGCGGCGACGCTTTATCTTGATCGTGGCGATTTTTGGGGCGTTATTATTGTTCTTTGGGTATCAGTTGATCAATACGCGGGCCAACCTAAGTCAGGTCAATCATCAAGTTGCGACTAGTCAAGTTAATTTGAAACAGGAACAACGGAAAAATGCCAAGCTCGATAGCCAGATCAAACAACTCAATAATCAGGATTATCTCCAGAAATTATTGCGGTCGAAGTATGATTATACGAAGAGTGGCGAAACGGTCTACAGCTTACCAACTGACAATGCATCAGATGTAACTGCCAATTAA
- a CDS encoding S1 domain-containing RNA-binding protein encodes MAIEVGTKVTGKVSGITNFGAFVSLGNNQTGLVHISEVSDGFVKDIHDVLSVGDEVTVKVLSVGNDGKIGLSIRKAVDHPQGEHEHHEHHNNNHQGGNNSHQGNNHGRSDRNEHQSNGGNHRSNNFHSRGGNGGGRFQSRQHENKKEDFDSLMSGFLKDSEDRLATLKRNTEGKRGGRGGRRS; translated from the coding sequence ATGGCAATTGAAGTAGGTACGAAAGTCACTGGTAAAGTATCCGGGATCACTAATTTTGGCGCATTCGTGAGCCTGGGTAACAATCAAACGGGGCTGGTGCACATCAGTGAAGTTTCCGATGGATTCGTTAAAGATATCCATGATGTTTTGAGTGTTGGCGATGAAGTGACCGTCAAAGTGTTATCAGTTGGTAATGATGGAAAGATTGGCTTGTCGATTCGTAAGGCTGTCGATCATCCTCAAGGTGAACATGAGCATCATGAACACCATAACAACAACCATCAAGGTGGCAATAACAGTCACCAAGGTAATAATCATGGTCGCTCTGATCGCAACGAACACCAAAGCAATGGTGGCAATCATCGATCAAACAATTTCCATAGTCGCGGCGGTAACGGCGGTGGTCGTTTCCAATCACGGCAACATGAAAACAAGAAGGAAGACTTTGACTCATTGATGTCTGGCTTCTTGAAGGATAGTGAAGATCGCTTAGCAACCTTGAAACGAAACACTGAAGGTAAGCGTGGCGGCCGTGGTGGTCGTCGGAGCTAA